The genomic segment GCATGCACTTTCTAGACTTTTAGGCCACGCCACCtgagggaaagaaaaatgataggAAAAAGCAATTCCAGTGGCTTCAaatctttccttgttttcaaGCCACCAAATGTAGCATAGACATAGAATAGTATTCATGGAGACATGAAGGACACATGAAAAACgaatattgaaattaaaaaaataacataaaaatataaaaacccAATGCAGAAGAATCAAACCAAACATAATTATTGATTACTTTCTCTATGCCTTGGATTGTGTCATATTGCAGCATATATAGCTTTCTTTATACTTGATACCTTGTGTGGAACTTTAGATATTTGTACAGCCACTTATATTCTGTACTTTTTTCCCATCAAACAGGAGAATAAAACCAAAGGTTCACCTAtctttttttggttattttgtGTTCATTATGAACATAACTTTCATTACAAGGTTAATTAGTTGTTTGtaatgcttttcttttcttttttttttttgaatggcAAGGGAGTATTATTAATCAATGCTAGGAAGAGCAATTACAAAGGGGAACTGTAAGACGCAGTTCTTGTAAAAAGACAAGCTTTTGGAGCAGAGcattaaaacataaaagaaacaGCCATACAAAGGATGCCATTCTACCTAACAGTCGTACAAGACAGAAGATGGCAGCATAACAAGCATATCCGAGGTTCCATTGTTGACAAACAGAAGTCTATGTATGCAAAACTTTTTGTTGAATGGAGAAGAAAGAGTGATTGCCAAGCTCTTTGAAGAGAATTTCCTTTGAAATTGTTTCATTTGTTCTGCTGAAAAGTGAGACTTGCATATGTATAATTGGTAGCTAGCTAGCTAGCTAGCTAGCTACGTACCTCTCTCCTTGGAGCTCATTTCCAAAACGCAATTCCAGGCATAATTAGAgctggaaaaataaattaattatgaggtgatgagattttaaaaaggttgaaaacatttcattttattaaaaaaacaaaagaagagaCGTCTAGTGGAGAATTTTTCGATCCTGTGGTCTCATCACCCAATATCCAATTACATCAAAATGTTCCACAAACCCATTGCTTTGTGACAGCAAAGTTGTGCACCtttaattcatatatatacatatatacactatgatttttccttttttaatagaaaacataaacaaaaattattttgcatttaatAATTCGTTGGttgtttttaaaatgtttttaatttaaggATTTGACGTGTTTAAAGAGTAGACTACAATTGCAGGATTGCACTTAAACATTTGATTCAATGAGAAATATGTTTTGTCTGCAAAAAAAACAGATtcgaatattttttttaaataaatgaaatgaattaataaagtGTAATTGAAGATGAATATAAGGTGAAAAAGAACAGTAATATTTTGTGATTGTCATAAATAGGTGGAAAGAAAAGGTACAAACATAAGGTGGCTTTGGAAGATGGTGACAAAGGGATTGTTGGTTCATatgttcttcttttccatCCCTTCCTTGGTGTTAAGTAATTTTGTCGTTTATTTATTATCGTTCCTCTCCCTGATAATGATTTTGTTATTGCCACTTGGGAATAAAATCGATTCAAAGAATCCTCTAGCTAGCATGCCAGTGGTTTGGTACACTATGGGTGTACTTTGTGAAGATTTTTTGCCTTTagaatatatacatatacatgtaaatgtttgtttatttatttatttacccttTTAACAAGTGATGGGGCAGAAACTTGTCCAGATTAGCCCAAAATGCCTTTATTTGTCAAATTGCTCCGAAAAGGAGATTCATtttcaccaattttttttaaagttatctTATGTTTGGTAAGCAATGATATTAAAAGACCACTTAGAATATTCCATGAGTAATGGGAGGTAGCAAGGAAAGGGAGTTGCCATTGCCCATTAGCTCACaggaaaaaggagagaaagaatCCAAAAACTTCCCACCTCAaagcataaaagaaaaagtgaagtcACTTCCGCATGACCTAATTTTCAATGGTGGATGTCTTTAGCTCTCTGTGGACACAgattctctctctccctctccctctccctctccctctctcCATAATCTTAgcttaataaaaagagaaggcAAAGTACACCAGGAACTCATTTTATTCAAAAGGTGCTTTGATTAgtagtaattttaattattaataataatgatgttgagattttttttataactaattaaaaaagcCCACATATCCCACATCTCAGTGCTCATCTGCCTAGTGGCAATCATGTACAAAAAGCATGCATTAGAAATAGCCAAATACCCAGCGTCATGCATGGCCACTTGGCaatgttattttctttgtttttcttagtttATTATGCCCTTGTGCGAGTTGACACAGCATTAATACCTTTCTTTCACTTGAGTTTGGTATCTCCACAGCAGAATCTAAACTAGAATATACTTCAAAAACCAACTGCTCCATGACAAACATTccatatttcaaaaaaaaaaaaaaaagaatccaaTATATGCAAGCATGATGATTTTAATCACAATTTCAACTAATTAAGGCTTCAAATATAGCTTTCATAACAAGTAAACATATGGATACTTATCTTGACTTATTACCTCTACTGGTTAAAACTTTTAAGCCAAGTGATTTCATGGTGTCAAATTACATGTTTGATTTGTGATTCACAACGGACATCTGTGTCCTATCTATAATAACTATAGGACAGGAAATGGTTAAAAGTAAAACCTTAAACAACCCAAAAGATGACTGGAAAGAAGAGTAAGATCACATATATCTTCAtatggataaaaaaaaaaaaaaaactgatgaAAGAGTGCATATGACCTACTCAGACTTGCAAGTTTCAACATCAAGAACTTTACACGAAATGCAAATGCAATTCAGACGAGGTTTCCCGCTTTTGCTACAGCTTTGGCGTGGGCTGGAAAACCCTTTAGTTGCTTTCTGTTAATGGAAAGATGGGGATTTTCACTTTTCTTGCAGCTCTTTTCTACATCTACAGGCACGGATGGCAGTCCTTTTCATTGTCCGGCCCCTTGGAGCAGGAAGAGGCGAAGGAAAAGGCTTGCAATTTGGCATTAAATCAACTATACCTGGCCATTTGGGGATAAGTAATGCATGTTTGCAACGTATTAATGTGGGTCAAGTTGTGTTAAAAGTGAGAGAATAAAAGAGTGACAGCGATGGCGGATTTATGTGCAAAATTGCTAGTTATTGATCAgagataattttgatgatggGGTAGCCTTCTCcaacaaaaaccaaaacaagaaTGAGCTCTTTTTTATCTCCAAAATTATTGTGCCTTTGGTGATTGACCCTTGCCTGCCCTAGTTCTCGTTTTGGATTACAATCCTATCTAACTTTATATCCTTCGATAAGACTGCCCAATTTTTTACCTATACATTATACCcatgttgtttctttttctttggcgTTTCCTAATATGTGAAATGAATTTCTACACAGttctaatttattataattcgTTCCaattatcatcatcattttattattattattttttattttgtcattaatcaatgaataaaactcaaaagattagatccTGATTTGAACAAAACAATAGATTAATGTTAAcgattttctttaaaaaaaataggcaTGAAATTCCCATCAAACCCAACCACACTTTCTAACTCAAAGAAAACCCCAAAGGGGTACCTACTGAGCTCTTCAAAAGAATATAAAGAAGCAAATGTAGACGTGCACGGCCacctctctctccctctctctctctctctctcgcttTAGACGCGTCGGGGCTCGAACATCTCCTGCGCCACCTAAGAGTTAAAAAAGAAGCAATCACTTTGGACGTTTTGTTATTTATAACAATTTCAcacttgaaaaattaattaaattaaactcACCTTAAAGATAAGATTGatgttttttaatatagtTTTAGTAGGAGTAGTTTGTGTCAAAATCATGTACATAATAATGTGCTTTTAGACTTGAAATTATCTCTAACTTTGgactttaaatttattaagcaAAATCATATTACAAAAAGATATTAGACATCCAATTATTAACATTACCTTTTTATTTGCTTTGCCATATTATTGTAGAAGTCATGATTAGAACCTTGGTCCCATGCGTCTATCCCCGTTAAAAAACAGAAGATGTGTCGTGCCAAGGTCTACGGTTCCATTATTGATTTTCATGTACTCcttattataaatagttaaaatgtcATATATGTTATTCTTGTAttacaatttatatttgatttacatatagacatattaaaatttaatatattatcaatcataatgaaaatgttgttttgtaatgatgaaaaaatatTCGTTTCATGTTTATTAACACGAATTTTTTATTCggcataatatataaaaaaatctttaaattattttaaaaaattatacaaatttttattttttattacatttaatgaaaattttttatttttattttaagtcaaataacttattatatttttattttgaataaaattaatcttTATTATTAATAGTTGACGTAATTAAAATGTCAATTGTCATTTTGTGTCACGTGGTATACtgaaatattataattgatgataaacataatatgttaatgtgatatgataatataatcttgtgacatttttcacttttcacatCAGTATCATATTAGTGTAATGTGAATATCAAATGACaaatgataatttaattaataaaaattaatcaaccattaattataaaaatttatttaaattaaaataaaaatatatgaatttcattgaatataataaaagaatacagacttatttaaatttttataactaatttaaagattttttcaaatattatgtatttttaatttaataaattttaaacgATAAAGACAACATGCGAATAACCTTATAATCATctaaaaccataaaaaaaaaaaaacttgattttaTACTACGCAAAAACATTTATATCACGATTTTCAATacaaattttctattttaataaattgtaTATAAAAGTAAAGCATATGTTGCATTATATACTAATCATATCCTGATAGATAGCAATcctttcaatatatatatacaccttatcagggaaaaaaatgaaatggaaaGAAGTCTTGCAAAGAGTGAGTGGCTGTCTGCTATCTGCACCAACCCAGAAACTCACCATCCAATGATTTTCCACCACGTGGGACCCCATCGGACGACAACCAGGAAATCCTGGGCTAGGGGAAGGTtcgttaatatttttttccccCGGAAATTGACGTCACTTGTGGACGTTAAAGGGTGACACAACTTGAGGTAATAAGTGGCGTAGGTTAAGGGAGTATGGGGTGCGTAGGATAAAAAGTTATGcgcattttttctttcaaagttgtggcattttcttttgcttacttatttatatttttgctgCTTTAAAGTGGGAACACTCAGACGTTAACGTTTGACTGTAGcgttataaaataatattacacattcttttctttttctctctatttattaagtatttttttttgtgggtTGCTTTTGATTCTTTGTTTGCTTTCAAGGAGTGGTGGAAGCTGCTGTTTTACAGAAACAACAGAGCTCTTTTGAGTGTTCATTTGggcttttttttgttattgaaGGAGTTACGGGTTTTGATAATTCAGTTGATCCATAAGGTTAGTCAGTAAAGTTTCTCAATTTtcagtcttttttttttttctttttatgggTTTATGAGAACGATAGAAATTATGAAAGAttcaatcttttcttttttccctcttttgaTGACATTAGTTAAGTAAGTTTGTGGTCTACTAGGGTGGTGTTTGAGTTGTTGCTGATCATGTTCTTATCTTTTGATTCTTGGTAATATATGGTTGCGGCTAAATAGGAACACTTTGGTTTACTTGGTGGATGATTGTAACATGTAATTTTGGCGCCAAATTCTGGAAAGTTTTCCTTGAAGCTTAGTTTAGGAGGTGACTTGCTTTTAAAATTCAGACCATGAGCTGGTTATCTTGTATTTTAGTTCATGATTGTGAAATGAACTAATGTATACTTAACCCTTTATGTGACTGCTAGTTGATCAAACTGACACTCTTTGGGCCTTTCTTTTTGCTTGGAGGAAGATTTGGGCATAGGGATTTCTCTGTCGGCAATATTTTAAGAAGACTAGATGCATATTTTAGTGGCTTTGATTCCTTGTTTGGGCTCCGGAACTCAAAAAATGTTGATCGACAGTTTCCTCACattcaaattttcatgtaTAGAAAACTCACGAGGCTTGAAAATGTGGAATAgggctttctttctttgaggTTCAGAAGGGAATAGGGAACATCTTGTTAATAACCCTGCTATGTTCCTAGCTGTGTGATGTCTTATTAGATGTTACCCTAAAAGTGATGcgtaaggttttttttttttggggggggggggggggtgggggTCTCGTACTTTTANNNNNGTGTGTGTGTTTGGGTTGGGGGGGGTGGGGGGCTCACTTTTATTGCCTGTGCAGAATTCCAGAAACCTTAATCAGACTCCATAAAAAAAAGCCTTAATTCAAATGAGTACCAGTGAGGGATGCTCTTGAAATAACTCAATTGATTAACTTCCTCAAAAAAGAAAGCCAACTATGTCCACATCCACATACCAATCACTTTGCTGCTGCTTAATTGCTTTTTCATATCACTCCTGCCATAGCTGAACTTGCTTGGTAGTTTTGTGACTTTTGGCCCACTTTTGCTGATATTGAAGTGATTGTTGTTGCGAATATCTTTTTCAGGAATTGTATCAAGCCATGGAGATCTGTCCATAGGCAGAGGTAAGGAAACTGTGTGAGCATTGTTGAAATTTCCCATTCGGTGTCCTTGCCCATGATTTTGTTGCTTTATGGAAAGAACAAAACTGTCTTACCATTGACATCTTTGCATAACTCGCTTTCCTCACTTTAGGAGGAAAAAGTTCCCTGTTCTTTGGTTATGCGTTCTTCTGATGCAAAAGACAATGAATCAATCTGCTGTTTGTCTGTTTTTGGTTCTCTGTTCCAGTTGCTTGATAGAGTATGAGCTCTCCATCAACTGAACTTACCAAGAGGATGGCAATATATGAGCAATTCCACCAGATAAGCAGGTGGGGAGATGTCTTCAACAGTGACAATAGTCCAAATACAGGGTCATCCACAATTGTGCAGGTGGATGTTAGGCTAGACAACAAGGTGAGGTTGCATTCGGTTTTATTTCATGAATGGATGCTTgagctttttcttccaattgcAGGATATAACTAAATTATTCTGATTTAAATCATAGGCTGAATATATATCTTGTGAGCAAGTTGAACCTTCCAGAAGTGATCAAGAAACAAACAAGCCCACTGATAAGGTGATGAGTTTACAGCATCTCCTTTCCCTCTCTCTCCCCACTATACACCCATCCTTCCCTCATGGACATTTTACAAAAGCTAGCTTTGTTATCCACTATTTATCCATGACTAGCCTTTATGTCATATGTGCTACTCATGAGTATTTATGCTTTTGATATGCTTCCAagtattatataattttaagttCAGACATAAGCGTTTGTGTTTTGATGCAATTCGTTGTACAATCAATTCTATTCCCCAAGGTTTTACTATCATGGACTAAATagtacattttaaaaaaatgaaagtaaaTTACTTGATTCTGTTATTCTTAGGTAGAAAATTCTTTTCAGGGGTAATTGAGTTTTCCAGCAGCAGTGTAGTTCCTGTTCTGCTGCCATGTAGTAGCTGTCCTCAATTGTAAATCTATTTGTTCTGCGGACCTCCTACTTGTTTCAATtgtatttatcttttatttatagaCATGTAATATGTGCAGATACAAAGGCGTCTAGCACAAAATCGTGAAGCTGCTCGTAAAAGTCGTCTACGGAAAAAGGTGGAAGGAAAATGCATGCCATATGAAATATGTGCTATGTTATAGTTATTTCATTGTTTGGAAATATACaaatatttatgatttgatttttttcttacaGGCCTATGTTCAACAATTAGAATCAAGTCGTTTGAAACTAGCTCAATTGGAGCAAGAACTTGAAAGAGCTAGACAGCAGGTGAAGTGAAGACACacacactctctctctctctctcccccaGCATGTTTTCACCTTTTATTAACGAtgcatttctttatttttcaagaaaatattGATCAGGTTTCTAGATGTGGCATGCATAATCAATTAGGCAATGCCTTAATGCAGGGTATATACATAAGCAGTGCATCAGATACTGGTTATTTTGGATTGTCTGGAACTGTAAACTCAGGTTTGTGATTTCATCTGCttcaattatattatttgCTTTAGAGATGGGCTCACAGATTATATTTAGCTTCCCAACATCTTAATTTACTGCAATATAATTGTTCCCTGATGATCAAGATTTTGTCATCTTGTTAGTACTTTTATAACATAGGTAAATTCAATGGTTTTATTCACTAATGTCATGAATGGAAGTTAGTATACTTGCATATTTATTAGTTTGTAAAATCATGCTATCTGATATTTGAAGCTATgagttttgaaataaattttggaCAGTTTTTGTTCTTCTGGTATTCTGACATTCCCTGTAATGatattgcatgattggaaaTGCGGACAAAGAatctcaatatatatatatatatatattattaatacgAGTTTTTGCTAATGTTTCATCAAATAATGGAGAGACACAGCACTCTAATATCTTTGCAACTTTTGGCTCATGGATATTGCAAATTGCTAGGAAATGGTATATGGTTCCTCTGTTGCATAGCAAtgcttttcctttctctctatCCAAATTCCAGTTTAATAGAATCCCTTCCCTGCTACAAACTGCAtataaaaagaagagaagtctctttttcttttaactctGTTTCTCTTTACTTTTCCCACCTTTGGCCCTTGGATATGGttcttttagaaaaaaaaaatggttctTTTAAAAACTTGGCAGAGGATTAGCATTCATGCAATTAGATGATTTGAAGAAATTCTATTTCTCTGTATGTTTTCTATATTTTGACCAGAATTTCTCAGAAGCTTATGGAAAGCTAGGAATACTGAATAGGACCATCAGAGCCCATTCCTACTGAACATGTCACTAGAATAGTGTTTTTTTCACAAGAACATGATGTTTGAAGTTCTCTCAATGCAAAACACATCTGTTAATGTGATTTCGTGGTTTATATGGATGATTTCTCTGATATAGCTTCCAAGAAACCAGACATATTTTACCTTATCTTACATTAACTAGTAACCAATTCTGAATAAAGGTTTCTCTCAGGATATCATATGTCCCATGTGAATGTTCAGTGACCACATCTTGGTTTCTTCTTCAGAAAAGTTTAATTTGACTTTTGCAGGGATCACTGCATTTGAGATGGAATATGGACACTGGGTTGAAGAGCAAAATAAACAGATATGTGAACTTAGAAGTGCACTCCAGGCACATATTACTGATATAGAGCTCCGAATTCTGGTAGAAAGTGGCTTGAACCACTATTGCAATTTGTTCCGCATGAAAGCAGATGCTGCAAAGGCAGACATCTTCTATTTGA from the Theobroma cacao cultivar B97-61/B2 chromosome 8, Criollo_cocoa_genome_V2, whole genome shotgun sequence genome contains:
- the LOC18592234 gene encoding transcription factor TGA7 isoform X2, which gives rise to MSSPSTELTKRMAIYEQFHQISRWGDVFNSDNSPNTGSSTIVQVDVRLDNKAEYISCEQVEPSRSDQETNKPTDKIQRRLAQNREAARKSRLRKKAYVQQLESSRLKLAQLEQELERARQQGIYISSASDTGYFGLSGTVNSGITAFEMEYGHWVEEQNKQICELRSALQAHITDIELRILVESGLNHYCNLFRMKADAAKADIFYLISGIWRTSAERFFHWIGGFRPSELLNAVMSQIEPLTDQQHLEVCNLRQSSQQAEDALSQGIDKLQQNLAQSVAADLSSGNYRVQMAAAIDKLEALEGFVNQADHLRQQTLQQMARILTTRQAARGLLALGEYFHRLRALSSLWAARPREPA
- the LOC18592234 gene encoding transcription factor TGA7 isoform X1; the encoded protein is MSSPSTELTKRMAIYEQFHQISRWGDVFNSDNSPNTGSSTIVQVDVRLDNKAEYISCEQVEPSRSDQETNKPTDKIQRRLAQNREAARKSRLRKKAYVQQLESSRLKLAQLEQELERARQQVSRCGMHNQLGNALMQGIYISSASDTGYFGLSGTVNSGITAFEMEYGHWVEEQNKQICELRSALQAHITDIELRILVESGLNHYCNLFRMKADAAKADIFYLISGIWRTSAERFFHWIGGFRPSELLNAVMSQIEPLTDQQHLEVCNLRQSSQQAEDALSQGIDKLQQNLAQSVAADLSSGNYRVQMAAAIDKLEALEGFVNQADHLRQQTLQQMARILTTRQAARGLLALGEYFHRLRALSSLWAARPREPA